A genomic region of Trifolium pratense cultivar HEN17-A07 linkage group LG3, ARS_RC_1.1, whole genome shotgun sequence contains the following coding sequences:
- the LOC123917832 gene encoding uncharacterized protein LOC123917832 isoform X5, protein MSGKVGGQKGSSLSGIPAASRKMVQSLKEIVTNIPDNEIYATLKDCNMDPNEAVSRLLSQDPFHEVKSKREKKKEGKDITEPRSRGTNNYNNISSRGGGGGGRSGTDRYAGRGGGGASSNHFSNSDYGLPQGKPAFKKENGTAAYGGGGSMSYASTVTDNIVNRQPPSWSDSVGVYEGLPSSQHGGVQSAWTVSPGQVSMADIVKMGRPQAKTSVPNSSAASHHNLNVPETNNDRGFVVNTDVQQNDEWPSIEHPPTVSVSSVVDPHPNSEYYTDSSNFGEANRQLENHVNEFVAEEGHVENENLDGVVSASVPAKIISDDNPGSASAYDDSLYQDINSYQSHRHPFDDNEAENGVSSVAADLEQLNLQTDDQETESQEDNSDVLIPNHLQLHTPECFSLSFGSFGSKQNASVSGAGTHASRPINSNLEETSGAPDVSAIGSSDAKNSDYYGDEHITTTSGGNIAHITGVDARTYEHSSISQPEALKSEPSETAQENQYSFPSSSHEFTYENAQQQNTYENAQQQNTYENAQQQHTYENAQQPDVTYPHSQTSSQIQNLSPFSSVMAYTNSLPNALLASTVQTAREDIPYSPFPVTQSMPTKYSNMASSIGGPTINMSEMQALRANSISTPQAQPNNQQALPGAGVATGPSLPQHLVHPYSQPTLPLGHFANMISYPFMPQSYTYMPSAFQQAFAGNSTYHQSLAAVLPQYKNSVSVSSLPQSASIPSGYGFGSSNSIPGGNYPLNQPAAPTSSTIGYDDVISAQYKDNNHMISLQQQQQVAE, encoded by the exons ATGAGCGGCAAAGTCGGGGGACAGAAAGGTTCATCGTTGTCGGGAATTCCGGCGGCGAGTCGGAAAATGGTACAGAGCTTGAAAGAAATAGTTACTAATATACCTGATAACGAGATCTATGCTACTCTTAAAGATTGTAACATGGACCCTAACGAAGCTGTTAGTCGTCTTCTATCACAAg ATCCTTTTCATGAGGTTAAGAGTAAacgagaaaagaaaaaagag GGTAAGGATATAACAGAACCGCGGTCTCGTGGgactaataattataataatatatcgAGTcgcggtggtggtggtggtggtaggAGTGGTACTGACCGATATGCTGGCCGTGGTGGTGGAGGTGCAAGTTCAAATCATTTTAGTAATAGTG ATTATGGTCTACCACAGGGTAAACCTGCATTTAAGAAGGAAAATGGAACAGCTGCTTATGGAGGTGGAGGATCCATGTCGTATGCATCTACTGTCACGGATAATATTGTGAACAGGCAGCCACCATCTTGGAG TGATTCTGTAGGTGTTTATGAAGGACTACCTTCATCACAACATGGTGGAGTGCAATCTGCATGGACGGTGAGCCCAGGTCAGGTGTCAATGGCTGACATTGTCAAGATGGGTAGGCCACAGGCCAAGACATCCGTGCCTAACTCTTCTGCAGCCTCACATCACAACTTGAATGTTCCAGAGACAAATAATGATCGAGGCTTTGTTGTTAACACTGATGTTCAACAGAATGATGAATGGCCTTCTATTGAGCACCCACCAACAGTTTCTGTATCCTCTGTTGTTGATCCCCATCCAAATTCTGAGTATTATACAGATTCATCTAACTTTGGTGAAGCTAATAGGCAACTGGAGAACCATGTAAATGAATTTGTAGCTGAAGAAGGTCATGTTGAGAATGAGAATCTTGATGGTGTTGTATCTGCTTCTGTACCTGCTAAAATTATATCCGATGATAATCCAGGAAGTGCTTCTGCATATGATGATAGTTTGTACCAGGACATAAATTCTTACCAGTCTCATCGGCATCCTTTTGATGATAATGAAG CTGAAAATGGTGTTTCCTCCGTGGCGGCAGACTTAGAGCAGCTAAATTTACAAACAGATGATCAAGAAACAGAATCACAGGAGGACAATTCTGACGTCCTTATTCCAAATCATCTACAACTCCATACTCCAGAATGCTTTAGTCTGAGCTTTGGAAGTTTTGGATCTAAACAAAACGCCTCCGTTTCTGGTGCCGGAACACATGCATCTAGGCCCATAAACAGTAACTTGGAGGAGACTTCTGGAGCTCCTGATGTTTCAGCAATTGGGTCCTCAGATGCCAA AAATTCTGACTATTATGGAGATGAGCATATTACTACTACCTCAGGTGGTAATATAGCCCACATAACTGGTGTGGACGCTAGGACTTATGAACATTCTTCCATTTCACAACCAGAGGCTTTAAAATCTGAACCCTCTGAAACTGCTCAGGAAAATCAATATTCATTTCCTTCATCTTCGCATGAGTTCACCTATGAAAATGCCCAACAACAGAACACCTATGAAAATGCCCAACAACAGAACACCTATGAAAATGCCCAACAACAGCACACCTATGAAAATGCCCAACAACCAGATGTCACATATCCTCATTCACAGACAAGCTCACAGATCCAGAACTTATCTCCCTTCTCCAGTGTAATG gcATATACAAATTCTTTGCCCAATGCTCTATTGGCTTCAACGGTTCAAACAGCTAGGGAGGATATCCCATACTCACCCTTCCCTGTTACACAGTCAATGCCTACGAAATATAGCAACATGGCTTCTTCAATTGGTGGTCCCACTATAAACATGTCAGAG ATGCAGGCTTTAAGGGCAAACAGCATTTCGACGCCTCAAGCTCAACCTAATAATCAACAAGCTTTGCCTGGTGCTGGTGTTGCCACTGGACCTTCACTTCCTCAACACCTCGTGCATCCCTACTCACAGCCTACTCTTCCTTTGGGACATTTTGCTAATATGATTAGTTATCCGTTCATGCCTCAGAGCTATACCTACATGCCATCGGCATTTCAGCAGGCTTTTGCCGGAAATAGCACATACCACCAATCCCTGGCAGCAGTGCTTCCACAATATAAAAATAGTGTTTCTGTCAGCAGCTTGCCTCAGTCTGCTTCTATTCCATCTGGATATGGTTTTGGAAGTTCCAACAGCATTCCGGGTGGAAATTATCCTTTGAATCAACCAGCTGCCCCTACTAGCTCAACCATTGGATATGATGATGTTATAAGCGCCCAGTATAAGGACAACAATCATATGATTTCACTTCAGCAGCAGCAGCAGGTag CAGAATGA